The Exiguobacterium mexicanum genome includes a window with the following:
- a CDS encoding type IV pilus modification PilV family protein: protein MESEKGFTLVEVLVSIVLLGIIFTSFYGLLVQSAQTNTVSRTMMDLSYVAQNEFELMKAKGQETSAKTRIQIVEELGYTYRQTSLINGTVWLEFSKPIPLDNRRIVLRVENSPSALNRIIIEVFEEATIDSNTKLEGVLRWG, encoded by the coding sequence ATGGAGAGTGAGAAAGGTTTCACATTAGTAGAAGTATTAGTTTCTATTGTTCTCCTCGGTATTATTTTTACAAGTTTTTATGGACTTCTCGTTCAAAGTGCCCAAACGAATACGGTTTCTCGGACGATGATGGATTTATCTTACGTTGCTCAAAATGAATTCGAGTTGATGAAAGCAAAAGGGCAGGAGACTAGTGCCAAGACGAGAATTCAAATAGTTGAAGAACTCGGCTATACCTATCGACAAACGTCCTTAATAAATGGGACGGTATGGCTGGAATTCTCAAAACCGATTCCACTTGATAATCGGCGCATCGTTTTAAGGGTGGAGAATAGTCCCTCAGCTTTAAATCGAATCATTATCGAAGTGTTTGAAGAGGCAACGATTGACTCTAATACAAAACTGGAGGGCGTCTTGAGGTGGGGATGA
- a CDS encoding bifunctional folylpolyglutamate synthase/dihydrofolate synthase, giving the protein METRQDVLEWLNGQLRFGIKPGLERIEWMLNALQIEELPSIHVAGTNGKGSTVAFLRAMAHAEGLNVGTFISPYIIQFEERIMLNGEPIREHDLVRIANRVRDCASASPETLTEFELLTVMAWLYFHEQQPDLVIWEVGLGGRLDSTNVLTRPLATVVTSIGHDHQGILGDTLEEIALEKFGIMKPGVPMFHSLTDERLIALLKRQGEAMDASIHDVTPLVTSIEDGTDTVVTYDGLDPVTLGLTGHHQAYNGACAVAVARHLGWKAEAIRAGLEAAQHPGRYELISRQPRIVLDGAHNAEGVAALVEQLKLERDVTVLAAILADKDRGAMIASLQMVADVYETTFDFPRTRTKESLIADGARYVDWQEWLAAWLEAPKSETLVVTGSLYFISAVRNHLAKDIQKM; this is encoded by the coding sequence ATGGAGACGAGACAAGACGTATTGGAATGGCTGAACGGGCAGCTGCGGTTCGGGATTAAGCCCGGGCTCGAACGCATCGAGTGGATGTTGAACGCACTACAAATCGAGGAGTTGCCGTCTATTCACGTGGCAGGGACGAACGGAAAAGGGTCGACGGTCGCTTTCTTGCGGGCGATGGCGCACGCGGAGGGGTTGAACGTCGGGACGTTCATCTCACCGTACATCATCCAGTTCGAGGAGCGGATCATGTTGAACGGAGAGCCGATCAGGGAACATGACCTCGTCCGCATCGCCAACCGGGTCCGTGACTGTGCGAGTGCGTCACCGGAGACGTTGACGGAGTTCGAACTGCTGACGGTCATGGCGTGGCTCTATTTCCATGAGCAACAACCTGACCTCGTCATTTGGGAAGTCGGTCTCGGCGGACGCCTTGATTCGACGAACGTGTTGACGCGACCGCTCGCGACGGTCGTGACGTCAATCGGGCACGACCATCAAGGGATTCTCGGCGACACGCTCGAAGAGATTGCGCTCGAGAAGTTCGGCATCATGAAGCCGGGCGTGCCGATGTTTCATAGTTTGACGGATGAACGGCTGATCGCGTTGCTCAAGCGACAAGGAGAGGCGATGGACGCATCGATTCACGACGTCACTCCACTCGTCACATCAATCGAGGACGGGACCGACACGGTCGTCACATATGATGGATTGGATCCAGTGACGCTCGGGTTGACCGGACACCATCAAGCGTATAACGGGGCGTGTGCCGTCGCCGTCGCGCGCCACCTCGGCTGGAAGGCGGAAGCCATTCGAGCGGGGCTCGAGGCGGCACAACACCCAGGTCGCTATGAGCTCATCTCGAGACAGCCCCGCATCGTGCTCGATGGGGCGCATAATGCGGAAGGGGTCGCCGCGCTCGTTGAACAGTTGAAGCTCGAGCGTGACGTGACCGTCCTCGCGGCCATTCTTGCCGACAAGGACCGGGGAGCGATGATCGCGTCGCTCCAGATGGTGGCGGATGTCTATGAGACGACGTTCGATTTCCCACGTACCCGTACGAAAGAAAGTCTGATTGCCGACGGGGCCCGCTACGTGGACTGGCAGGAGTGGTTGGCCGCATGGCTGGAAGCGCCGAAATCCGAGACGCTCGTCGTGACCGGGTCGCTCTACTTTATCAGTGCGGTCAGAAATCATTTAGCTAAAGATATTCAAAAAATGTAA
- a CDS encoding prepilin-type N-terminal cleavage/methylation domain-containing protein, translating to MKQFVIKIRNESKGVTLVELLVTIVISSIVVIVLANILTGLVQFNQSEKVRDHQTAEMRLVIKMITTDVRRSSAFEMNSSALTVNSRTYKESNGVIYRNNEVIARGIESLTFYFKDQMLTIDLKLEGVNQPSKVVTTKLFIGEGVAVENLE from the coding sequence ATGAAGCAATTTGTTATCAAAATCCGTAATGAATCAAAAGGCGTTACTTTAGTCGAACTATTGGTGACAATAGTCATTAGCTCAATTGTTGTAATCGTATTGGCAAATATTTTGACTGGTCTTGTTCAATTCAATCAATCCGAAAAAGTACGAGATCATCAAACGGCAGAGATGCGATTAGTCATTAAGATGATTACTACTGATGTTCGCAGAAGCAGCGCGTTTGAAATGAATTCCTCAGCTTTGACTGTGAATAGTCGTACATACAAAGAGAGTAATGGAGTCATTTATCGAAACAATGAAGTGATTGCGCGAGGCATCGAATCGTTGACGTTTTATTTCAAGGATCAAATGTTAACAATCGATTTAAAACTTGAGGGTGTCAATCAACCTTCAAAAGTCGTAACGACAAAACTGTTTATCGGGGAAGGTGTGGCAGTTGAAAACTTGGAATAA
- a CDS encoding protein adenylyltransferase SelO, whose product MTNSWNFEATYLDLRDIFYDRGPVHPVDKPELVLWNEALAKTLGLDAETSQDVALFAGNRQTDTSFSQAYAGHQFGHFTMLGDGRALVLGEHVAPNGKRVDVQLKGSGPTEYSRGGDGRAAVGPMVREFLISETMHALGIPTNRALAVVTTGEPIMRQGPKHGAVLTRVAASHLRVGTFQYAAAAGSIDDVVALADYAIQRHDPDLAGQPDRYEQFLGRVITRQAKLIADWQLVGFIHGVMNTDNTFISGEGLDYGPCAFMDTYHPNTVFSSIDREGRYAYANQPYIGSWNLARLAETLLPLLADTQEKAVDIANKLLNDYTETYKEAYFTGLAHKIGLYVRKDGDDALTDELLRLMMESEADFTNTFRALTLGDTEALVFAKQDDGKAWLAAWRKRLGEQGLPDEDVTRLMRQHNPAVIPRNHHVEAALMAAERGDFEPTHALLDVLRKPYDYEADYGRYVSPGPPRTYPYQTFCGT is encoded by the coding sequence ATGACCAACAGTTGGAACTTCGAGGCGACCTACCTCGATCTCCGTGACATTTTTTACGACCGAGGACCGGTCCATCCGGTCGACAAGCCCGAACTCGTCCTGTGGAACGAAGCACTCGCCAAGACGCTCGGTCTCGACGCCGAAACGTCTCAAGACGTCGCACTCTTCGCCGGGAATCGCCAGACCGACACATCGTTCTCGCAAGCGTATGCCGGTCATCAGTTCGGCCATTTCACGATGCTCGGTGACGGACGAGCGCTCGTGCTCGGGGAACATGTCGCCCCGAACGGAAAGCGTGTCGACGTTCAATTGAAAGGTTCGGGTCCGACCGAGTACTCGCGTGGCGGTGATGGACGGGCCGCCGTCGGTCCGATGGTGCGTGAATTCCTCATCAGTGAGACGATGCACGCCCTCGGCATCCCGACGAACCGGGCGCTCGCCGTCGTCACGACCGGTGAGCCGATCATGCGCCAAGGACCGAAGCACGGCGCCGTTCTGACGCGCGTCGCGGCAAGCCATTTACGTGTCGGTACGTTCCAATACGCCGCCGCGGCCGGATCAATCGATGACGTCGTTGCGCTCGCCGATTATGCGATTCAGCGCCACGACCCTGACCTTGCAGGACAACCGGACCGCTATGAACAGTTCCTCGGCCGCGTGATTACCCGGCAGGCGAAACTGATCGCGGATTGGCAACTCGTCGGGTTCATCCACGGCGTCATGAACACGGACAATACGTTTATCAGCGGTGAAGGGCTTGATTATGGCCCGTGTGCGTTCATGGATACGTATCACCCGAATACCGTCTTCAGCTCGATCGACCGCGAGGGACGCTACGCCTATGCGAATCAGCCGTATATCGGGTCATGGAACTTGGCCCGCCTCGCCGAGACGTTGCTCCCGCTCCTCGCTGACACACAAGAAAAGGCCGTCGATATCGCCAACAAGCTGTTGAACGACTACACGGAAACGTATAAAGAGGCGTACTTTACTGGGCTCGCCCATAAAATCGGACTTTACGTGCGAAAAGACGGAGACGACGCACTGACGGATGAACTGCTCCGGCTCATGATGGAGTCCGAGGCCGACTTCACGAACACGTTCCGCGCCCTCACACTCGGCGACACGGAAGCGCTCGTTTTCGCTAAACAGGACGACGGCAAGGCGTGGCTCGCCGCTTGGCGGAAACGTCTTGGAGAACAAGGTCTCCCGGACGAAGACGTCACTCGGCTCATGCGTCAGCATAACCCGGCCGTCATCCCGCGCAACCATCACGTCGAGGCCGCCCTCATGGCAGCCGAACGCGGTGACTTTGAACCGACGCATGCATTACTCGACGTATTGCGGAAGCCATACGATTACGAAGCTGACTATGGACGTTATGTCTCACCTGGACCGCCACGGACGTATCCGTATCAGACCTTTT